One genomic segment of Vulpes vulpes isolate BD-2025 chromosome 2, VulVul3, whole genome shotgun sequence includes these proteins:
- the SLC46A1 gene encoding proton-coupled folate transporter has protein sequence MEGRPSPPGQARVRRWAAALCRGPVEPLVFLANFALVLQGPLTTQYLWHRFSADLGYNGTRDRGSCSNHSEDPVMKEVETLTSHWTLYMNLGGFLVGLFSSTLLGAWSDCVGRRPLLVLASLGLLLQAVVSIFVVQLQLHVGYFVLGRILCALLGDFNGLLAASFASVADVSSNRSRTLRMALLEACIGVAGMLASLLGGHWLRAQGYANPFWLALAVLIVMTFYAALCFGETVKEPTPARLFTLRHHRSIVWLYMTPAPEKSRKHLALYSLAIFMVITVHFGAQDILTLYELSKPLCWDSRLVGYGSAAQHLLYLTSLVGLRLLQHCLADTWVAEIGLAFNILGMVVFAFATITPLMFTGYGLLFLSLVTTPIIRAKLSKLVGKSEQGALFSSVACINSLAMLMASGIFNSLYPATLNFMKGFPFLLGAGLLFIPAILIGVLEKANPRPEFQQFPQSP, from the exons ATGGAGGGGCGCCCGAGCCCCCCGGGCCAGGCCCGCGTCCGCCGCTGGGCTGCCGCGCTGTGCCGCGGCCCCGTGGAGCCGCTCGTCTTCCTGGCCAACTTCGCTTTGGTCCTGCAGGGCCCGCTCACCACGCAATACTTGTGGCACCGCTTCAGTGCCGACCTCGGCTACAATGGCACCCGCGACAGGGGCAGCTGCAGCAACCACAGCGAGGACCCGGTCATGAAG GAAGTGGAGACCCTTACCTCCCACTGGACCCTCTACATGAACCTGGGCGGCTTCCTGGTGGGGCTCTTCTCATCCACCCTGCTGGGTGCCTGGAGTGACTGCGTGGGCCGCCGCCCCCTCCTGGTGCTGGCCTCCCTGGGCCTGTTGCTACAGGCAGTGGTGTCCATCTTCGTGGTCCAGCTGCAGCTCCACGTCGGCTACTTCGTGCTGGGCCGCATCCTTTGTGCTCTCCTTGGGGACTTCAATGGCCTTCTGGCAGCAAGCTTTGCCTCCGTGGCAGATGTCAGCTCCAACCGCAGCCGCACCTTGCGAATGGCCCTGCTGGAAGCATGCATCGGGGTGGCAGGGATGCTGGCGAGCCTCCTGGGGGGCCACTGGCTCCGGGCCCAAGGTTATGCCAATCCCTTCTGGCTGGCCTTGGCCGTGTTGATAGTCATGACTTTCTATGCAGCATTATGCTTTGGTGAGACAGTGAAGGAGCCGACACCTGCCCGGCTCTTCACGCTCCGTCACCACCGATCCATTGTCTGGCTATACATGACTCCAGCCCCAGAGAAGTCCAGGAAGCATTTAGCCCTGTATTCACTGGCCATCTTCATGGTAATCACTGTGCACTTTGGGGCTCAGGACATCCTGACCCTCTATGAGCTGAGCAAACCCCTCTGCTGGGACTCCAGGCTGGTCGGCTATGGTTCAGCAGCTCAGCACCTCCTGTACCTCACCAGCCTGGTGGGCCTGCGGCTTTTGCAGCACTGCCTGGCTGATACCTGGGTGGCCGAGATTGGCCTGGCCTTCAACATTCTGGGGATGGTGGTCTTTGCATTCGCTACCATCACACCTCTCATGTTTACAG GGTATGGGCTCCTGTTCCTGTCATTAGTCACCACACCCATCATCCGTGCCAAGCTCTCCAAGCTGGTGGGCAAGTCAGAGCAGG GTGCTCTTTTTTCTTCGGTGGCCTGCATCAATAGCTTGGCCATGCTGATGGCTTCTGGCATCTTCAACTCCCTCTACCCAGCCACCTTGAACTTCATGAAggggttccccttcctcctggGAGCTGGCCTCCTCTTCATCCCAGCCATTCTGATTGG GGTGCTGGAAAAGGCTAATCCTCGTCCCGAATTCCAGCAGTTTCCTCAGAGCCCCTGA